In Sesamum indicum cultivar Zhongzhi No. 13 linkage group LG8, S_indicum_v1.0, whole genome shotgun sequence, the sequence AGCCTGTTCCATTTTTCTGTGCATATTTCTACTCCATTTTGCTGCTACACTTGGATTGAGCTGAGGgttatcttaattttcttttcctctttttttttttttggtggttAAACACACTTACATCAACGCCGGATAAGTGTCATGGGAAGAAGGCAGAAGTCATAGAAACTATTCTCTAGTTAGCTCATTTTTGCTGGAAGATTCCTGATACCTGGGTTTATGTGTTCTTATTCCTGTGATTGGCAAGAGATATATTACGTGTCCCATTAACAATATTACCTGGGAGAAGACTATTGCCTTGCAATATCTTCCACCAAActaatttgattgattttctttcttgttatTGTGGATGTCAGTGATTTAGAAATCTATTACTCTTCCTACTTGGCAGATGGTGCTCCCACCACTTTGGTCAGTTTGATTGGGCATAAGCAGTACAGACGTTGCGCAAGAGATGTATACTATTTTCTTCAGGTATAACCCCCTATCCACCTCATGAAACCTATATAGAACTACCCGAGGGATCATGTTTTTTATCTCACTTATATTATCTTGTTTTTGAGAACCTGTATAGTTCATCTAATGGATGGAGTGTATTTGTAGGATATGTTGTGctattttcctttctcttcatcttcgtcactatatttttttgtaaatgacTTGCAGTCCACAGTCTGTTTGAAGCAACTTGGCTATGGAATACTGGAACTTGTTCTAATATCAATTTTCCCCGAATTGCGTGATCTTGTGATGGATATCCACGAAAAGATGCACACTCAGTCTGTACAGagctaatttttttccccCCTTCCAATTCACTGTGAAGATGGTCAAGCGACTCGAGTGTCTAGCACCAATTTGTGGGACCGTAAAAATGCCTAAATTCAAGGAAGAGTGTATTTGGTTCTCAGGTGCTACTGGAAATCAGTTCTGATGTATGTTTCTTGACCGATTCTATTTCTTGATGTACAAAATGTAAAATAGCTTCTCTGTACAGTTCTTGCTTGTgtatattttgacaaattgCTTCATTGGTTCTGACAATCTTTGCAATAAAAATGGTTTAAGCAATTCTCATGAATCAATTACTTAGGTTGTCTTGGCGAGCCTCAAGAATCAAGACTGACAAAGAATTATTTGGAATTACAAGCAGATGAATGATCTCTTCATCTGCCATCGTGTTTGAATAGAATGGTCAAATGGCGTGGATTTGTTGATCGAATTATTGACAAGAAGTTGTTCATCGAGTGTGACATACAAATAGATTTTTGGGGGGTTagataaaacaaatttatattacaGACTTGGTTTACTTTTTCTGTACAGTCTTCTGAATCCCAAAAGTATTTGATCTGCTTGCCAAAGAGATTTTCTCATAACACAAGTTGGTGCCCAGAAGTAAACCAACATGCCAATCAGATTATTTCCTACCTAGTGTAATCATATTAGCCATCTAATTAAAGGAATTAAATAGGTACATATTTCTTGTCATTATTGCTGAACTCAGGGTATATGACAGGATATACATGCAGTACAGCTGAGGTATATGATGTCCGAAATTGGATCTACACTCCCACTCCCACCAATGTGTACGTACAATAAGATCTTGAAAACTCAGAACAGGTTTTTGAATGGACTGGTTAGAGAATCGCGAAGATCAGAATAAAGGCCATAAAGGGAGTATTGCCGAAGGTTTGCCACCTCGTACCATGAGTTTAGCACGTTGTCGTTTCTGTCGGTACCAGAGAAGGTAACTTGTATGCCCAGGTCACAACCAATAGACCCTCCATTACTTTTGCATTTGGAATTCGGAACTGCACAATCAGTGTTGTTAAGGCAGACAAAAGAGTTCCCAGTGCATGAACCACACCCAAACTTCTTCCAGAATAAGTTTTGGAGGGTGCCTTTTCGGAAATCGAGAACCTATAGCACCAAAAGTTCAGGAAAATAGTATAGTCTAAGAATATCTACTAGTGATTGCAGAgacatatatatcttatttacCAGAGTGAAGCTGGTTATAGTGTTAATGTCGTCTGCAACGAATACAGGAATTGATCGAGCTGCATATTGTCTTCCAGCAAATGCCACCATATAACCTCCAGCTTTGCTCTGGGACAtcagaaaaattaatcatagaaGAAAAGCTATGTTATATCATTCTTTTTGGTCCACATATCATCAGTATACTcgtaaatttgaaaaagttatCTGTTTTGACGAAGACTAGAACAACCACTTTTTAGCAAACGACAgcatttgaatataaaatgtaCCTCTTCCCCTTTTACAAAACCAATTGTAGAAACAAActattgaatataatttccAAAAGTAAAAGAGCCATATTTGAGTAGAAAATGATCTCATTATAGTTTGCATGAGTAAAAGAGGCATATatgattagaaaaaatgatCCTATTCATTTAGGGTCAGAAAACTACACGGATTAACCGACATATCGCTTACCGGATTGAAGGCAGCACTATTGATGGTGAGTAATGAAATCTCATCAACCTTTGGCCTAAAGACTGCAAGTTGAGCATTATATCCGGACAGAGAAAGACGGCGATCACACGGGGAAAGTTGAgtttgattgaaaaaaaaagactcCTTTGAAGAAAATGCAAGCCCAAATGTAAATCCATCAAATCTTTGAACTTTAGCATCTGAACAGGGGCTAAATTCAATGTTTGTGTCTCCGGCATAGGCCtggatcatcatcatcatcataataaaaaatattattacttgCCCCAACCCCATTGCTGCCAGAGTCATCAACAACAATGTTTGTTCCTTCCTTGCTTCCCCTGTTAACAAAAGACACAAACACCAAGAATGATTCATGTCATGACTCATGACATTAACATTTGATTATTCTGTCGAGCAGATCACATGAAAACcaaagggaagaaaaaaaaggccCTTTCCATCATGAAATCCATCCTCCTTAGTTGAATTCAATAAAGACGCTAAATTCAAACAACACAATTGCAAAACATGGGTTTTTATGATGATCAATAAATACGACAAACTTACCGAGATCAGATTTCTCCAAACAACTGCTGCTTATTCAGCTGCGAAACAAATTCTATTGAATTTGTGTATCCTTATATTTGAATACTAACTAATAAAATGATCAGAGAAGAGGGCGAAAACAGGGAGGGTTGATGAAGGGCTTGCTACGTATTTGATTACCATCTACGTAAAAACGTGATGGAAATCTCGTTTTTGTCAATTCTcaagaaatgaagaagaaaaatgttaGGAAGCTGGTGAGCGAAAGGCATGGATCATTTCCTGAAAACGGTTATGGAAGTTGGCGTCTGATGCAAGGAATGGCGACTTTACAGCGAAACAACGAGTTACAACATCTGAATGAGAAACGTGTTTGTTTCTCAGGGATATATATGTACAGGCCCAAAATTTCTGGGCTTCTAAAGTTTGGCCCACATCTCATACTACTGtgtgaaaaatgcattttcgAGAATGTCTCCGCACCATGCAAAAGATAGGCATAAAATAGACGTTTattttcaactaataaaatgGATAGCTCTTCCATCCCTTTTTTCCCACTAAGATAAGTGGGGATACAATCACTTTGCCAAAAACACAGTCTTGGTTATTTGTTTATGGTAGCAAGAAATATGCCTTTTGAGGCAATCTGAATTGCCAATCTACCAAACCTTTTCAATGCCTTCAAATTGGAACAGGTTTTGCTTTTTGTTGGCTGATTGTAGTTAAGACATTTTCCTCAAACTAGTGATCCGAAGTCATTCCAAAACTCCAATCAATCAGTAAGGTTTTAAAGCCAGAGAGGTGTAAACTGGCTTCATTCTTGAACTAGTCTTTTGTAAACCTTCACTTCTTTTGCATCTGTCTTGCTTTGTTTTCTGCTTTTTATAGGGTTTTTCTTGAATGCTTTCATAGTGAAGATTGGtatcatttcttctttttctttcttgtttatgCATGTTTTTCAAGATTTACGAAATTATTTGAATGTGATGTCTTAGGCAGAGAAGTATGATGGCAAAAGAAAAGCACCAGAAGGATGGCAGGGGAAATCCAAACACAAGGCCCTGCTTCTACAAAATCATGTGGCCAACAAACTTGATTCATTTGGTACCTTTACTTTGGAACTTTATTTCTGTTTCAATATGTACCAGATGCTCTCTAGTTTTACTCCAGAAGCCCATCATGCCATTCTTCTCAAGAAATGCCTGTGTACACACACATGATCTGAAGCAACATCATGCTTTAGTCTTGACGTAAAGAAAATCActccattttctttgttttgggCTTGACATAGCTATTGCATTCTGTCTGTGAAGTTCTTGTTTCAAATTCTGTTTCTTGCATGATTACAACTTGTAGAGAATCCCACCTGCCTTCAAGAAGCAGTTATTGAATGAACAAACTGATAGGGCAACCCTGAGGAGTCCCTGTGGAAATTGGGATGTTAAATTGCTGCAAGAAAACGGAGACATATATTTTGCGGAGGGCTGGCAAGATTTTGTGAGGCATCACTCTCTCGGCAGTGCAGAATTCTTACTCTTCAATTATAACGGAAAAATGTCATTTGATGTGGTGATTTTTGGCATAAATGGGTGTGCTAGAAACTATGAGTCAGCTGCGAAATCCGGTCAAGAATCCGTGTCTTCATTCACCTCCACTTTTCCTTTCTTCAGATACAGCATCAAAGGCTACAATCTTGGCTCCAGAAGTACTCTGGTAAGAGAGCAGCTAATCAACTTACGACCCCATACATTTGCACATAGAGGTCCATTTCTGGATAGGGACTAAGAATCTAAGATCTTCTTTGCAGCTCATTCCAAAGGCTTTCTCAAGAATACACCTTCGGCCATCCAGACAGATAGTGATCCTGAAAAATTTGGAAGGGATCTCTTGGAGAGCTAGCATTCTTGTTAATAGTAGCAAACATCTTTCCATTACTGGAGGGTGGAAGGCCTTTTCGGATGATAATTCGATCAAGAACGGAGACGTCTGCATTTTTGAGCTGGTTGAGCAAAATACAATGCAAGTCCATATTTTCAGATGAAGCTTAATTCCCAACTCTATTCTGTCTTcttattaatatgaaaaaatttggaGATGGAAATATGTGGAAACTCCCAAGTGCTAGATGCAAAACATATTTGCTGGAATTAATGGATCCCCTCATCTCAAGTTGTTCTGTTTTGACAAACTTCTATAGAACTTTGCAGTCATTTAGCTTGcttgaaaatcaattttcaatattcaCCACCAGTCCCTGCATGAGCATATGCCATCTTGAAAAACATGAAAGCGATTGGCATCTTTTATTGCCAAAACTCGTGCATAGACTTTGGAAATGAACTTACTAGCTGTGTGGCAGTCGTTGCAAATCcgtagattttttattatccttATAACTGATCCTGGATTAGTTCTCATCAGTCCAAAAGCAATAGCCAACTTCTCACTGTGGTGAAATAGAATCTCTTTCTTCACATCATCTGACACATCCAGGATCACAGAGTTGGTATCAGGCTCATATCCTgctgcttttattttaaaaatcaagcCTCTGAGGAACTCATTAATCTCCGAATAGTTAGGATGGTCCATCTGGCTTGCCATAAATGTGAAAACTTCTCCTCTAATCTCGATAGCACTGAGGCCAGGGTCCTTTTTCAAGTTGTTCAGTTTCAAAAATATTCTAGGCATTCTTGACCAGGCCCAGTTTCCAGCCAAAGCATACATGTTTGAGAGCAATACATAGTACCCTGCATCATTAGGTTTCAACTGGAAAAGTTCCCGGGAGATTTCAACTCCCAGCTCAAAGTTCTTGTGGGTTCTACAAGCAGTAAGCAATGAACCATAAATCTCAAGCCCTGGTTGGAGATGCATCCCCTTCATGAGTGAGTAAGCTTCATTCAGTCGCCCAGCACGGCCAAGGAGGTCTATGACACAGGCATAATGCTTTAAACTAGGAATTATATTCCAAACTTCTGTCATACGATCAAAGATTTGGAGCCCTTCAGCTACCAGACCAGCGTGACTACAAGCACACAAGACCGAGACAAAGGTTGAGTCATCTGGATTAAGGCCTGAATGCTTCATCTTTAAAAGTAACTCTATGGCTTCATTTCCACATCCAATCATGCCATAACCAGATATTAGTGCATTCCAACATGCAACATCCTTCTCTTCCATCGATTCAAAGTGCCTTTTTGCATCTTCCATGCTTGCACAGTTAGCATACATGTCTATCACAGCTGATCCAACAAAAGTATCAGCTTCAAAACCAGTTTTTATCACCAGGGCATGCACACGCCTACCCTGCTCCAAAGCTCCTGAACAGCAACCTGAAAGGATGGTTATCAAGGAAACAGAATCCAGCAAAATCTCATCTTCTCCCATCATAGTATTGAAATGTTCTATGGTCCTTTTCCAATCGCCACACTTTGAAAACCCCTTCAACATCAAGGTCCAAGCAACCAAGTCCTTCTTATTGATATCTCGAAATATAGAATAAGCATcattaacaaaattacaatttatatacAGTTCCATCAAAGCAGTTTTAAGTAGTTTATCATTCCCGTATCCGCTCCTAACAATCAAGCTGTGAATTCCACTTCCTACTCTCAAATCCTCTAAACTAACCAAGCTCATTAGCGTAGAACTATCGGCAGAGAACCCTTTCCTCCTCATTTGACTGAACATCCATAATGCTTCCTTCCCAAATCCATTGTCAGAGTAACCAGAGATGATTGCATTCCACGAGACAACATTCTTCACGGACATATCATCAAACAGATTCCTAGCACTTCGCAGACACCCAAATTTTGCGTACATATCGACCAAACCTGTTTCCACATAAACATTGTTCCCAGAATTGTGTTTGATCCAATAACAATGTACTGATTTCCCCATCAGGACATTCCCTAATATTCGAAACGCGGGCAAAACGCTTGCAAGTGTTATCTCATTAGGCCTAATTTCTTGAACCACCATCTCATAGAAAACCTCGATGGCTTCCGAGAAACGGCCATTTTTCGTGAGCCCAGATATCAGAATTGTCCAAGAAaccaaatttttgtttaaaatctGAGAAAATATTATCTGGGCTTTGTCTATAAGCCCACAAGAAGCATATGCATTCATCAACCTGTTGCATAGGAATACATTGTCAGCAAGATTACACACAATAATTTGGGTATGAGCTTGCTGCAGAGGCTTTGCATCTTTAACTTGTTGGAGGATTAGAGCATGCGGTACTTGCGTAGAATAATATACTTCTATTTTCCAAGAAACTCTGAGATTGAGAAAAGATTGTGCTTTCTGGCGCCAACAGTAACGGCTAGGCACTGTGTAAAGGTGGTTCATTTACTACAGCAAGAAAAGTTTTCCACATCtgattttcttaaaaacaTGGGAGTGATTCTGGCTTCGTGGGTTCCGACTTTACTGCTTTTGGTGGTAAATTAGAGAAGTTGGACGGTTGACAGTGGCGAATGTTTACTGAACGAGAAGGAAAACAACAATCTTCTGGAAGAAACAAGTTCCTACACCAAAAgacaataaattgataacGTTAATCAAATAGTATCTTGATAGTTTAGTCTTTCGGTTTTGATCATGATGTTCATAAGTTCTTCGTCATACTTGCTCCTGGTGAACAGAGTCCCAGGGAAGGAGAAATAAGCTTTGTTGTTAGGCTCTGGTCGAAGCCCACTCCTAAAGTCTAACCAGGCTGGGCCTCAGCTCTCACCATAAGGCCCAAAACCAGGTAAAAGGATCATTAAAGATGGTAAACTGGGTTAGCCAGAAagagcaaaattgaaaagcCAACCTTGATCCTTCTGTCTTGAATGTGGCAGCCTATTATGCTAGTACAAGCTAggtacaattaattaatgatctTGAAAGTAAAAACCTCAATTCTTGCCtgttaaaaaaaacacaccTCAATTCTTGCCATCCTAAATGAAACAtttcaatgtatttttatatgtaattaaacaaatattctaGTTAAATGAATGAAGTAGTTCCAAGAATTGCATACAGCAagcaaataatatcaatttgtGCAAACAGCTCTCAAACCTTTCAGTATTCAGCCAATCTTTTCCTGGCCACTACTAAAAAGGTTAGGAATTCACTCTTGAAAATCAGCCTCTATCCCATCTTCTTGTCAGCCAACCATCTCAGCACCACCTTATCCATTACTCCAATTTCTCCCATACAAACTGCACCTATTCAATCTCCCATCATCCCTTCTTATTCCATCTACAACTTAGATCAACAAATCCATCTCAAAGGACaggtaaaaatatttcatgttaCCTAATGGCTTCTACTCCacaaatagacaaaaaaattagaagcaTAATACAAGTGTCTTCACTTTTCTTGTTAACTCTGCATAAattcttgcatcaattttGTGTGCAGGTTGCGAGTCTTTAAGCAATGGCGACGGCTGCAGCAACAATATCTCCAGTGACGGCTGTTCTGGGCCACAGCAGATCATCCCAGAGGAGAACAAGAGTCAAGTACATCAGTGGATTGAATTCATTTGGCGGGCTCAAGGCACACAACAATGTGGCCTCACTAGGCCTTCCAGTTTGCACTGAGCAGTCTTTTGCAAAGATTGTTAGCTCACTGAAGAAGCCATCACAGGACAGGAGGGGTGGTGCTCTGACTTCCACTTGCAATGCTGTGGCTGAGATTTTCAGGATTGCTGCCATCATGCCTGGCCTTGTTCTCGTTGGAGTCGCCGTTGGATTCGTTCTTCTTCGGCTCGAAGCGACCTTGGAGGAAGAATGAAGTAATCTGAGACTCTGTTACTCTTCCCTTTGTTTGATTCTCTCCTCAAATGTagaattgatttatttttctacataaaTAAAGTGGTAAGTTGAATTCATATTCTGCCTGCAGCAAAGTTCATTTAACAGTTATGTTTCTTGTTGTCTTGAAGTTGTTTTATTGATGTACCTGGATGAAGGCAAAGTGCAAAACATGCTGCTTTTTTACAGGTAGAGTTGATGTTATCAGTATAACAAGGATATGGATGATACCaggaataatttgtataaaatatgtCACTATATTATTCTTGACTTTAcaattgtaagaaaattacagaaatctgGAGAAGCTATATTAGTTCAAATGTATTGGTTGCTTGTCTTCTTGTTCTCCAAATCTCCGTTCATGATGCAAGTCTGCAACGTAGTCAATTTCTCCATTCTTCCTAAGTGGAATCCTCCATTTTCTATGCCAAAAGATAGACACCCTTGACCACAGTGGAAGCCCTGTATACCTTTGATTTCTTGTGCTTACAGTTAAAGGCAGCCACACATACCTTGAGTCCCGTAAATTAGCAGGATTCCACCTATCTgccatgaaaataaaagaaccaGGAACCGCACCAGGCATGGGGAGCACAAAAGTACTCTGGGAAAAGAACGTTGCAACACGGAAATCTTTGTTAGCACCAACACAAGGGTTCCCTATACTCTCCCACGGCCCAAGAATCGATTCAGCCTCGTGCACCTGAGCCTCATTTGGTGCCCAACCACTGCATCCTGATGTGACCATATAGTAAACTCCTTGGTGCTTGAACACAGCGGGGGCTTCCCTGTGCTGTCCCACCAGGGCCCTAATGGTTCTATTTGTGACACCAAGATAGTCTCCATTCAGGGGACTAATGTGAATCTCCTTGTTTCTAATGGAGGAATAGATCAGATACGCCATACCATTCTTGTCTTTAAAAACTGTCATGTCCCTGCTGTCAAATCCATTAGGTCTCTGACTGTGGAGGTACTCAAAAGGGCCAGTTGGAGAATCGCTTACTGCTATCCCAACCGAGGCTTTGCTATAGGTAGCATCATCAATGTGCATCCACATGACATACTTACGAGTCTTGTCATTGTGAATCACTTTAGGCCTCTCCAACACCTTCAGCTTGTACAGATCATGAGTTTCATTCCTTTCTTCAGCAGCCAGAACGATGCCTTCGTACTTCCATGCCCATAAATTCTTGGAAGAGTAACAGCCGACACCGATGACATCAACACGAGCTGTGCCAGTTTCCTGAGCATGATAAGTCGGGCCATCTTTATACTCTCCATACCAATAATAAGTGCCTGATTTCACATCAAACAGAATGCCTCCACCATGAGCCTGAATAGGATTTCCATCCGTATCCAGCCACACTCTTCCTGGATGATAGTAGCCATTTTCCTTTACATCCTCCATTCTGGGATCTAGAGCACCTATGgggaagaaaatatttctagcAAGTGATGATGCATTGAGAAATTCATCATTTAGGTTGATTTTCTGAGGGTATTTGAGTCCATATGGTGGGAGAAGTATTATTTCCTCCACTTGTTCGAGATCTCGGAGAGGGAGGGGGTGGAGGCTCAAAATTTGTTTCATGTTCTCAATTTGTTCACCTACACGGCTGAAGAAAGAGTACAACTGGATGATCAGAAGGCAAGCGAGGCTGCAAATCACCAGTCTCCGCCACGAGCAGCGGGAACCGGCCGACAACCACCGAACCATGTAATTGACTTGGTAAATGGAGTACTTAGTAGTAATCACTATATCAACAAGTTACGAATAACAGCTGTGAAGACCAAGAAtggtatttattttcaatcttACTCAGCAGATTCCATGGAGTTTCGTGAAACAGAAGGCATATTGTATTAAACAAAGAGTTCCACTTGCATATTTCTGCATCACGAGGCCGGAAAGAAAAGATTGCTTGGAGGTCAAAAGTCTTCTCCATCTCTTGACACTTTCTAAGGTGGTTTGAGTCAAACCTTGTTAGGTAATTCTGCATTATGAACCTGAAGACTGATCTCACCAGTTATCGCATGTGACCCAACTTGATAAGTGTctcaataaaagattaaatgcaattttcgtccTCTGACTATAGTTCAAtatcattttagtcctttatttatttagagtttgaatt encodes:
- the LOC105169588 gene encoding uncharacterized protein LOC105169588, translated to MTLAAMGLGQVIIFFIMMMMMIQAYAGDTNIEFSPCSDAKVQRFDGFTFGLAFSSKESFFFNQTQLSPCDRRLSLSGYNAQLAVFRPKVDEISLLTINSAAFNPSKAGGYMVAFAGRQYAARSIPVFVADDINTITSFTLVLDFRKGTLQNLFWKKFGCGSCTGNSFVCLNNTDCAVPNSKCKSNGGSIGCDLGIQVTFSGTDRNDNVLNSWYEVANLRQYSLYGLYSDLRDSLTSPFKNLF
- the LOC105169589 gene encoding B3 domain-containing protein Os11g0197600-like — its product is MMAKEKHQKDGRGNPNTRPCFYKIMWPTNLIHLRIPPAFKKQLLNEQTDRATLRSPCGNWDVKLLQENGDIYFAEGWQDFVRHHSLGSAEFLLFNYNGKMSFDVVIFGINGCARNYESAAKSGQESVSSFTSTFPFFRYSIKGYNLGSRSTLLIPKAFSRIHLRPSRQIVILKNLEGISWRASILVNSSKHLSITGGWKAFSDDNSIKNGDVCIFELVEQNTMQVHIFR
- the LOC105169590 gene encoding pentatricopeptide repeat-containing protein At3g12770-like; translated protein: MNHLYTVPSRYCWRQKAQSFLNLRVSWKIEVYYSTQVPHALILQQVKDAKPLQQAHTQIIVCNLADNVFLCNRLMNAYASCGLIDKAQIIFSQILNKNLVSWTILISGLTKNGRFSEAIEVFYEMVVQEIRPNEITLASVLPAFRILGNVLMGKSVHCYWIKHNSGNNVYVETGLVDMYAKFGCLRSARNLFDDMSVKNVVSWNAIISGYSDNGFGKEALWMFSQMRRKGFSADSSTLMSLVSLEDLRVGSGIHSLIVRSGYGNDKLLKTALMELYINCNFVNDAYSIFRDINKKDLVAWTLMLKGFSKCGDWKRTIEHFNTMMGEDEILLDSVSLITILSGCCSGALEQGRRVHALVIKTGFEADTFVGSAVIDMYANCASMEDAKRHFESMEEKDVACWNALISGYGMIGCGNEAIELLLKMKHSGLNPDDSTFVSVLCACSHAGLVAEGLQIFDRMTEVWNIIPSLKHYACVIDLLGRAGRLNEAYSLMKGMHLQPGLEIYGSLLTACRTHKNFELGVEISRELFQLKPNDAGYYVLLSNMYALAGNWAWSRMPRIFLKLNNLKKDPGLSAIEIRGEVFTFMASQMDHPNYSEINEFLRGLIFKIKAAGYEPDTNSVILDVSDDVKKEILFHHSEKLAIAFGLMRTNPGSVIRIIKNLRICNDCHTASKFISKVYARVLAIKDANRFHVFQDGICSCRDWW
- the LOC105169591 gene encoding uncharacterized protein LOC105169591, giving the protein MATAAATISPVTAVLGHSRSSQRRTRVKYISGLNSFGGLKAHNNVASLGLPVCTEQSFAKIVSSLKKPSQDRRGGALTSTCNAVAEIFRIAAIMPGLVLVGVAVGFVLLRLEATLEEE
- the LOC105169592 gene encoding uncharacterized protein LOC105169592 translates to MVRWLSAGSRCSWRRLVICSLACLLIIQLYSFFSRVGEQIENMKQILSLHPLPLRDLEQVEEIILLPPYGLKYPQKINLNDEFLNASSLARNIFFPIGALDPRMEDVKENGYYHPGRVWLDTDGNPIQAHGGGILFDVKSGTYYWYGEYKDGPTYHAQETGTARVDVIGVGCYSSKNLWAWKYEGIVLAAEERNETHDLYKLKVLERPKVIHNDKTRKYVMWMHIDDATYSKASVGIAVSDSPTGPFEYLHSQRPNGFDSRDMTVFKDKNGMAYLIYSSIRNKEIHISPLNGDYLGVTNRTIRALVGQHREAPAVFKHQGVYYMVTSGCSGWAPNEAQVHEAESILGPWESIGNPCVGANKDFRVATFFSQSTFVLPMPGAVPGSFIFMADRWNPANLRDSRYVWLPLTVSTRNQRYTGLPLWSRVSIFWHRKWRIPLRKNGEIDYVADLHHERRFGEQEDKQPIHLN